The Marinobacter sp. ANT_B65 genome has a segment encoding these proteins:
- a CDS encoding FecR domain-containing protein: MDNLRQPRVEVLRSAASWYALLCSEDVTERQRQDHSLWLDANPAHQQAWQQVEKLREQLQSVPGTPAFEALRIKQLQGQSRRTVLRGLALFVGGTAVGGLAWRQAPSGNWVDSWTAGHRTGRGERRELTLSGGTRLVLNTATALDLVETPGSLLIRLYEGEIFIRTGKRTDGSVTSRELQIHTAQGIVLPLGTAFTVRQLDTDTQVSVIEDSVELIPVQGNGKIRQLEAGQQARMSAKEVTVSPSTVQAHSWTEGMLVAVDWPLERLVEELGRYRSGILRCDTAIAGLRVSGTFPVDDTERALQAIANGLPVRIQRVTDFWVTIKPLAHAEMKKIQKPLSFF; the protein is encoded by the coding sequence ATGGATAACCTGCGCCAACCCCGTGTGGAAGTCTTGAGGTCGGCCGCGAGTTGGTATGCCCTGCTATGTTCTGAGGACGTGACTGAGCGCCAGAGGCAGGACCATAGCCTATGGCTGGATGCGAATCCTGCTCACCAGCAAGCGTGGCAACAGGTAGAGAAATTACGTGAACAGTTGCAGTCGGTACCCGGCACACCCGCATTCGAGGCGCTTCGTATCAAACAGTTGCAGGGGCAGAGTCGGCGGACAGTACTGCGAGGCCTTGCCTTGTTTGTTGGTGGCACTGCTGTGGGTGGCCTGGCCTGGCGCCAGGCACCATCCGGGAACTGGGTGGACAGTTGGACGGCCGGCCACCGAACGGGAAGGGGCGAACGTCGGGAGCTCACTTTGTCAGGCGGTACCCGACTGGTTCTGAACACAGCGACAGCTCTGGACCTGGTGGAAACCCCAGGTTCTCTCCTGATCCGTCTCTATGAAGGTGAGATTTTTATTCGCACGGGAAAGCGAACCGATGGCAGCGTGACCTCCCGGGAACTGCAGATCCATACCGCTCAGGGAATAGTTCTGCCCTTGGGAACAGCCTTTACAGTTCGTCAGCTGGACACGGACACTCAGGTGTCTGTCATTGAGGATAGTGTCGAACTGATACCTGTTCAGGGGAATGGCAAAATCCGGCAACTGGAAGCGGGTCAGCAGGCTCGAATGAGCGCGAAAGAAGTTACCGTGTCTCCTTCCACAGTTCAGGCTCATAGCTGGACCGAGGGCATGTTGGTGGCGGTGGACTGGCCCCTTGAGCGCCTGGTAGAAGAACTTGGCCGGTATCGTAGTGGCATCCTGCGTTGTGATACCGCCATCGCGGGATTGCGGGTTTCAGGCACCTTCCCGGTCGATGATACCGAACGAGCCCTGCAGGCCATTGCCAACGGCCTGCCCGTGCGTATTCAACGTGTCACCGATTTCTGGGTGACCATCAAGCCGCTGGCTCACGCTGAAATGAAAAAAATTCAGAAACCATTGTCCTTTTTCTGA